A genomic window from Salvelinus alpinus chromosome 10, SLU_Salpinus.1, whole genome shotgun sequence includes:
- the LOC139531599 gene encoding eukaryotic translation initiation factor 1A, X-chromosomal codes for MPKNKGKGGKNRRRGKNENESEKRELVFKEDGQEYAQVIKMLGNGRLEAMCFDGVKRLCHIRGKLRKKVWINTSDIILLGLRDYQDNKADVILKYNADEARSLKAYGELPEHAKINETDTFGPGDDEDIQFDDIGDDDEDIDDI; via the exons ATGCCCAAGAATAAAG GTAAGGGAGGAAAGAATCGTCGACGTGGAAAAAATGAGAACGAGTCAGAGAAGAGAGAGCTGGTGTTCAAAGAGGACGGGCAGG AATATGCTCAGGTGATTAAGATGTTGGGTAATGGGAGGTTGGAAGCCATGTGTTTTGATGGCGTTAAGCGGCTCTGCCACATCCGAGGAAAACTCAGGAAAAag GTGTGGATTAACACGTCAGATATCATTCTGTTGGGCCTGAGAGATTACCAG GACAACAAAGCTGATGTGATCCTGAAGTACAATGCAGACGAGGCCAGGAGTCTGAAGGCCTACGGCGAATTGCCGGAGCACG cCAAGATCAACGAGACGGATACTTTCGGTCCCGGGGATGATGAAGACATCCAGTTTGACGACATCGGAGATGATGACGAGGACATTGATGAT ATCTAA
- the LOC139531598 gene encoding PR domain zinc finger protein 5-like, with the protein MEIHKCIVRGCANQSDTIIHYSLPEEPQRRQRWLQFINGSNPGEQIPDVSRLCGDHFTEECFTKLDLGFTTRLILNLDAIPSIYSTDKTSAYRKHTVYAERAKGTGMLEVKMAGIKEEPVDRELDSQMNRWNNSLGSVNKSFSSLKSFSSLNKSFSSIKEEDVGEDESIAESYDQIRVVKIGDSHTGERKDEGGEYGMEYSHTHPYEGEDGGYDAMVTEIHRKEKMNVTGREGEVEGVFVIENSNPEEEEECTEYVVGEEEVWQMEEGGESRTKEMWGEKGKRRKLPGPQWWRYEQERRKTQEDEWKMIAERAREEERERQKGQTVEGKKRVAGFRCPQCSNTFQSRSELLEHKTGCCTDAKYACPVPLCPQRYLSKGSLRTHICFHHVKEDNKEEKDLDAIRKARGAGEHQNKYQPSHKKKFFCPLCNTYYRNQIVLDKHSRTHTSFHKVMLCCSFCSVEMLNKFTMKKHYNTEHPGRVPRCEMCERNFSSIDNFLTHQVRHVAVTPYYCYECRIYQLTQRGLTVHLKNHALRRNQKQLDRQSGKLNKPDNTGNHSTAPLKKSPSPLPNNPAHLQDNHAHLQEIKEEEFITK; encoded by the exons ATGGAAATACATAAATGCATTGTTAGAGGATGCGCCAATCAATCGGACACAATTATTCATTACAGTTTACCAGAGGAGCCCCAGAGACGCCAACGGTGGCTGCAGTTTATCAATGGAAGCAACCCGGGAGAGCAAATTCCAGATGTTTCCCGTTTATGTGGCGACCACTTTACAGAAGAGTGCTTCACAAAACTTGATCTCGGTTTCACCACGAGGTTAATATTAAATCTTGACGCAATCCCATCGATTTATTCCACTGATAAAACATCGGCTTATCGGAAACACACC GTGTACGCTGAGAGGGCGAAGGGGACTGGGATGTTGGAAGTAAAAATGGCCGGCATCAAGGAGGAGCCAGTGGACAGGGAGTTGGATTCGCAGATGAATCGCTGGAACAATTCGTTGGGGTCAGTCAACAAGTCATTTAGTTCCCTCAAGTCGTTTAGTTCCCTCAACAAGTCGTTTAGTTCAATCAAAGAGGAAGATGTTGGGGAGGATGAGAGCATTGCAGAGAGCTATGACCAGATTAGAGTGGTGAAAATAGGAGactcacacacaggagagaggaaggatgagGGAGGAGAGTATGGGATGGaatactcacacactcacccatatgaaggagaggatggaggctATGATGCCATGGTAACAGAGATTCACAGGAAAGAGAAAATGAATGTGACGGGGcgtgagggggaggtggagggagtgtTTGTGATAGAAAACTCAAatccagaggaggaggaggaatgtacAGAATATGTGGTAGGGGAGGAAGAGGTATGGCAgatggaggaagggggagagagcaggACGAAAGAGATGTGGGGGGAAAAGGGGAAACGGAGAAAGCTTCCGGGGCCGCAATGGTGGAGATATGAGCAAGAGAGGAGGAAAACCCAGGAAGACGAATGGAAGATGATTGCAGAGAGggcgagggaggaagagagggagagacagaaaggtcAGACTGTGGAGGGGAAAAAGAGGGTGGCAGGGTTCCGCTGCCCACAGTGCAGCAACACCTTTCAGTCGCGAAGCGAGTTACTGGAGCATAAAACCGGCTGCTGCACTGATGCGAAATATGCCTGCCCAGTGCCACTCTGCCCCCAACGCTACCTATCCAAGGGCTCCCTGAGGACTCACATCTGCTTCCACCATGTGAAGGAGGACAACAAGGAGGAAAAGGACTTGGATGCTATCCGGAAAGCCAGAGGAGCCGGGGAGCATCAGAATAAATACCAACCCAGCCATAAGAAGAAATTCTTCTGCCCACTCTGCAACACATACTACAGAAACCAGATAGTCCTCGACAAGCACTCTCGTACTCACACCAGTTTCCACAAAGTGATGTTGTGTTGCTCCTTCTGCTCTGTGGAGATGCTGAATAAATTCACAATGAAAAAGCACTACAACACGGAACACCCAGGCAGGGTCCCGCGCTGTGAGATGTGTGAAAGAAACTTCTCCTCGATCGACAACTTTCTAACACATCAGGTTAGACACGTGGCCGTGACTCCTTACTACTGCTATGAGTGTCGCATCTACCAGCTCACCCAGAGGGGCCTCACTGTCCACCTGAAAAACCACGCTCTCAGACGCAACCAGAAGCAGCTGGACCGGCAGTCTGGGAAACTCAACAAACCTGACAATACAGGGAATCATAGTACAGCCCCTCTGAAGAAAAGCCCCTCCCCTCTACCAAACAACCCTGCACATCTACAAGATAACCACGCCCATCTACAAGAGATCAAAGAAGAAGAATTTATAACCAAATAA